The Macaca thibetana thibetana isolate TM-01 chromosome 19, ASM2454274v1, whole genome shotgun sequence genome has a segment encoding these proteins:
- the DMKN gene encoding dermokine isoform X1, translating into MKFQGSLACLLLALCLGSGEAGPLQSGGESTGTNTGEALGQGTREAVGTGVRQVPGLGTADALGNRVGEAAHALGNPGHEIGRQVEDVIQHGADAVHGSWQGAPGHNGAWETSGGHGTFGSQGGLGGQGQGNPGGLGTPWNQGYPGNSAGSFGTNPQGAPWGQGGNGGPPNFGSNTQGAVAQPGYGSVRSGNQNEGCTNPPPSGSGGGSSNSGGGSGSQSGSSGSGSNSDNSGSSSGNSGGNGGGSSGNSGSSNSNNGGSSNNNGGSRGDSGSRGDSGSESSWGSSTGSSSGNHGGSGGGNGHKPGCENPGNEARGTGGSGIQNSETSPGMFNFDTFWKNFKSKLGFINWDAISKNKVPPPSTRALLYFSRLWEDFKHNTPFLNWKAIIEGADTSSLQKRAGGADQNYNYNQHAYPTAYGGQYSVKTPAKGGVSPSSSASRVQPGLLQWVKFW; encoded by the exons ATGAAGTTCCAGGGGTCCCTGGCCTGCCTCCTGCTGGCCCTCTGCCTGGGCAGTGGGGAGGCTGGCCCCCTGCAGAGTGGAGGGGAAAGCACTGGGACAAATACTGGGGAGGCCCTTGGCCAAGGGACCAGAGAAGCAGTCGGCACTGGAGTCAGGCAGGTTCCGGGCCTTGGCACAGCAGATGCTTTGGGCAACAGGGTCGGGGAAGCAGCCCATGCTTTGGGAAACCCTGGGCATGAGATTGGCAGACAGGTGGAGGATGTCATTCAACATGGAGCAGATGCTGTCCACGGCTCCTGGCAGGGGGCACCCGGTCACAACGGTGCTTGG GAAACTTCTGGAGGCCATGGCACCTTTGGCTCCCAAGGTGGTCTtggaggccagggccagggcaaTCCTGGAGGTCTGGGGACTCCATGGAACCAGGGATACCCTGGAAACTCAGCAGGCAGCTTTGGAACCAACCCTCAGGGAGCCCCCTGGGGTCAAGGAGGCAATGGAGGGCCACCAAACTTTGGGTCCAACACTCAG GGAGCTGTGGCCCAGCCTGGCTATGGTTCAGTGAGAAGCGGCAACCAGAATGAAGGG TGCACTAACCCCCCACCATCTGGCTCAGGCGGAGGCTCAAGCAACTCTGGG ggaggcagtggctcacagtcaggcagcagtggcagtggcagcaacAGTGACAACAGCGGCAGCAGCAGTGGCAACAGTGGTGGCAACggtggtggcagcagtggcaACAGcggcagcagcaacagcaacaatggtggcagcagcaacaacaatggTGGCAGTAGAGGTGACAGTGGCAGTAGAGGTGACAGCGGCAGTGAGTCCTCCTGG GGATCCAGTACCGGCTCCTCCTCCGGCAACCACGGTGGGAGCGGCGGAGGAAACGGACATAAACCCGGG TGTGAAAATCCAGGGAATGAAGCCCGCGGGACCGGGGGATCTGGAATTCAG AACTCTGAGACATCTCCTGGGATGTTTAACTTTGACACTTTCTGGAAG AATTTTAAATCCAAGCTGGGTTTCATTAACTGGGATGCTATAAGCAAG AACAAAGTCCCACCCCCCAGCACCCGAGCCCTCCTCTACTTCAGCCGACTCTGGGAG GATTTCAAACACAACACTCCTTTCCTCAACTGGAAAGCAATTATTGAG GGTGCGGACACGTCATCACTGCAGAAACGTGCAGGCGGCGCCGATCAG AACTACAACTATAACCAGCATGCGTATCCCACTGCCTATGGTGGGCAGTACTCAGTCAAGACCCCTGCAAAG GGGGGAGTCTCGCCTTCTTCCTCG GCTTCCCGGGTGCAACCTGGCCTGCTGCAGTGGGTGAAGTTTTGGTAG
- the DMKN gene encoding dermokine isoform X2 yields the protein MKFQGSLACLLLALCLGSGEAGPLQSGGESTGTNTGEALGQGTREAVGTGVRQVPGLGTADALGNRVGEAAHALGNPGHEIGRQVEDVIQHGADAVHGSWQGAPGHNGAWETSGGHGTFGSQGGLGGQGQGNPGGLGTPWNQGYPGNSAGSFGTNPQGAPWGQGGNGGPPNFGSNTQGAVAQPGYGSVRSGNQNEGCTNPPPSGSGGGSSNSGGSSTGSSSGNHGGSGGGNGHKPGCENPGNEARGTGGSGIQDSRGERVSSNTREVSKEGNHLLGGSGDNDPGQGSSWGSRGGDAVGGVNTVNSETSPGMFNFDTFWKNFKSKLGFINWDAISKNKVPPPSTRALLYFSRLWEDFKHNTPFLNWKAIIEGADTSSLQKRAGGADQNYNYNQHAYPTAYGGQYSVKTPAKGGVSPSSSASRVQPGLLQWVKFW from the exons ATGAAGTTCCAGGGGTCCCTGGCCTGCCTCCTGCTGGCCCTCTGCCTGGGCAGTGGGGAGGCTGGCCCCCTGCAGAGTGGAGGGGAAAGCACTGGGACAAATACTGGGGAGGCCCTTGGCCAAGGGACCAGAGAAGCAGTCGGCACTGGAGTCAGGCAGGTTCCGGGCCTTGGCACAGCAGATGCTTTGGGCAACAGGGTCGGGGAAGCAGCCCATGCTTTGGGAAACCCTGGGCATGAGATTGGCAGACAGGTGGAGGATGTCATTCAACATGGAGCAGATGCTGTCCACGGCTCCTGGCAGGGGGCACCCGGTCACAACGGTGCTTGG GAAACTTCTGGAGGCCATGGCACCTTTGGCTCCCAAGGTGGTCTtggaggccagggccagggcaaTCCTGGAGGTCTGGGGACTCCATGGAACCAGGGATACCCTGGAAACTCAGCAGGCAGCTTTGGAACCAACCCTCAGGGAGCCCCCTGGGGTCAAGGAGGCAATGGAGGGCCACCAAACTTTGGGTCCAACACTCAG GGAGCTGTGGCCCAGCCTGGCTATGGTTCAGTGAGAAGCGGCAACCAGAATGAAGGG TGCACTAACCCCCCACCATCTGGCTCAGGCGGAGGCTCAAGCAACTCTGGG GGATCCAGTACCGGCTCCTCCTCCGGCAACCACGGTGGGAGCGGCGGAGGAAACGGACATAAACCCGGG TGTGAAAATCCAGGGAATGAAGCCCGCGGGACCGGGGGATCTGGAATTCAG GACTCCAGAGGAGAGAGAGTTTCCAGCAACACGAGG GAAGTAAGCAAAGAGGGCAATCACCTCCTTGGAGGCTCTGGAGACAATGATCCG GGGCAGGGGTCCAGCTGGGGCAGCAGAGGAGGTGACGCTGTTGGTGGAGTCAATACTGTG AACTCTGAGACATCTCCTGGGATGTTTAACTTTGACACTTTCTGGAAG AATTTTAAATCCAAGCTGGGTTTCATTAACTGGGATGCTATAAGCAAG AACAAAGTCCCACCCCCCAGCACCCGAGCCCTCCTCTACTTCAGCCGACTCTGGGAG GATTTCAAACACAACACTCCTTTCCTCAACTGGAAAGCAATTATTGAG GGTGCGGACACGTCATCACTGCAGAAACGTGCAGGCGGCGCCGATCAG AACTACAACTATAACCAGCATGCGTATCCCACTGCCTATGGTGGGCAGTACTCAGTCAAGACCCCTGCAAAG GGGGGAGTCTCGCCTTCTTCCTCG GCTTCCCGGGTGCAACCTGGCCTGCTGCAGTGGGTGAAGTTTTGGTAG
- the DMKN gene encoding dermokine isoform X7, which produces MNMKLAAASALLLLLLGLAWTQGSHSWGADTSSLQKRAGGADQNYNYNQHAYPTAYGGQYSVKTPAKGGVSPSSSASRVQPGLLQWVKFW; this is translated from the exons ATGAACATGAAGCTGGCCGCTGCCTCTgctctgctcctgctcctgctgggCCTGGCCTGGACCCAGGGGAGCCACAGCTGG GGTGCGGACACGTCATCACTGCAGAAACGTGCAGGCGGCGCCGATCAG AACTACAACTATAACCAGCATGCGTATCCCACTGCCTATGGTGGGCAGTACTCAGTCAAGACCCCTGCAAAG GGGGGAGTCTCGCCTTCTTCCTCG GCTTCCCGGGTGCAACCTGGCCTGCTGCAGTGGGTGAAGTTTTGGTAG
- the DMKN gene encoding dermokine isoform X6, protein MKFQGSLACLLLALCLGSGEAGPLQSGGESTGTNTGEALGQGTREAVGTGVRQVPGLGTADALGNRVGEAAHALGNPGHEIGRQVEDVIQHGADAVHGSWQGAPGHNGAWETSGGHGTFGSQGGLGGQGQGNPGGLGTPWNQGYPGNSAGSFGTNPQGAPWGQGGNGGPPNFGSNTQGAVAQPGYGSVRSGNQNEGCTNPPPSGSGGGSSNSGGGSGSQSGSSGSGSNSDNSGSSSGNSGGNGGGSSGNSGSSNSNNGGSSNNNGGSRGDSGSRGDSGSESSWGSSTGSSSGNHGGSGGGNGHKPGNSETSPGMFNFDTFWKNFKSKLGFINWDAISKDQRSSRIP, encoded by the exons ATGAAGTTCCAGGGGTCCCTGGCCTGCCTCCTGCTGGCCCTCTGCCTGGGCAGTGGGGAGGCTGGCCCCCTGCAGAGTGGAGGGGAAAGCACTGGGACAAATACTGGGGAGGCCCTTGGCCAAGGGACCAGAGAAGCAGTCGGCACTGGAGTCAGGCAGGTTCCGGGCCTTGGCACAGCAGATGCTTTGGGCAACAGGGTCGGGGAAGCAGCCCATGCTTTGGGAAACCCTGGGCATGAGATTGGCAGACAGGTGGAGGATGTCATTCAACATGGAGCAGATGCTGTCCACGGCTCCTGGCAGGGGGCACCCGGTCACAACGGTGCTTGG GAAACTTCTGGAGGCCATGGCACCTTTGGCTCCCAAGGTGGTCTtggaggccagggccagggcaaTCCTGGAGGTCTGGGGACTCCATGGAACCAGGGATACCCTGGAAACTCAGCAGGCAGCTTTGGAACCAACCCTCAGGGAGCCCCCTGGGGTCAAGGAGGCAATGGAGGGCCACCAAACTTTGGGTCCAACACTCAG GGAGCTGTGGCCCAGCCTGGCTATGGTTCAGTGAGAAGCGGCAACCAGAATGAAGGG TGCACTAACCCCCCACCATCTGGCTCAGGCGGAGGCTCAAGCAACTCTGGG ggaggcagtggctcacagtcaggcagcagtggcagtggcagcaacAGTGACAACAGCGGCAGCAGCAGTGGCAACAGTGGTGGCAACggtggtggcagcagtggcaACAGcggcagcagcaacagcaacaatggtggcagcagcaacaacaatggTGGCAGTAGAGGTGACAGTGGCAGTAGAGGTGACAGCGGCAGTGAGTCCTCCTGG GGATCCAGTACCGGCTCCTCCTCCGGCAACCACGGTGGGAGCGGCGGAGGAAACGGACATAAACCCGGG AACTCTGAGACATCTCCTGGGATGTTTAACTTTGACACTTTCTGGAAG AATTTTAAATCCAAGCTGGGTTTCATTAACTGGGATGCTATAAGCAAG GACCAGAGGAGCTCTCGCATCCCGTGA
- the DMKN gene encoding dermokine isoform X5, which yields MKFQGSLACLLLALCLGSGEAGPLQSGGESTGTNTGEALGQGTREAVGTGVRQVPGLGTADALGNRVGEAAHALGNPGHEIGRQVEDVIQHGADAVHGSWQGAPGHNGAWETSGGHGTFGSQGGLGGQGQGNPGGLGTPWNQGYPGNSAGSFGTNPQGAPWGQGGNGGPPNFGSNTQGAVAQPGYGSVRSGNQNEGCTNPPPSGSGGGSSNSGGGSGSQSGSSGSGSNSDNSGSSSGNSGGNGGGSSGNSGSSNSNNGGSSNNNGGSRGDSGSRGDSGSESSWGSSTGSSSGNHGGSGGGNGHKPGCENPGNEARGTGGSGIQNSETSPGMFNFDTFWKNFKSKLGFINWDAISKDQRSSRIP from the exons ATGAAGTTCCAGGGGTCCCTGGCCTGCCTCCTGCTGGCCCTCTGCCTGGGCAGTGGGGAGGCTGGCCCCCTGCAGAGTGGAGGGGAAAGCACTGGGACAAATACTGGGGAGGCCCTTGGCCAAGGGACCAGAGAAGCAGTCGGCACTGGAGTCAGGCAGGTTCCGGGCCTTGGCACAGCAGATGCTTTGGGCAACAGGGTCGGGGAAGCAGCCCATGCTTTGGGAAACCCTGGGCATGAGATTGGCAGACAGGTGGAGGATGTCATTCAACATGGAGCAGATGCTGTCCACGGCTCCTGGCAGGGGGCACCCGGTCACAACGGTGCTTGG GAAACTTCTGGAGGCCATGGCACCTTTGGCTCCCAAGGTGGTCTtggaggccagggccagggcaaTCCTGGAGGTCTGGGGACTCCATGGAACCAGGGATACCCTGGAAACTCAGCAGGCAGCTTTGGAACCAACCCTCAGGGAGCCCCCTGGGGTCAAGGAGGCAATGGAGGGCCACCAAACTTTGGGTCCAACACTCAG GGAGCTGTGGCCCAGCCTGGCTATGGTTCAGTGAGAAGCGGCAACCAGAATGAAGGG TGCACTAACCCCCCACCATCTGGCTCAGGCGGAGGCTCAAGCAACTCTGGG ggaggcagtggctcacagtcaggcagcagtggcagtggcagcaacAGTGACAACAGCGGCAGCAGCAGTGGCAACAGTGGTGGCAACggtggtggcagcagtggcaACAGcggcagcagcaacagcaacaatggtggcagcagcaacaacaatggTGGCAGTAGAGGTGACAGTGGCAGTAGAGGTGACAGCGGCAGTGAGTCCTCCTGG GGATCCAGTACCGGCTCCTCCTCCGGCAACCACGGTGGGAGCGGCGGAGGAAACGGACATAAACCCGGG TGTGAAAATCCAGGGAATGAAGCCCGCGGGACCGGGGGATCTGGAATTCAG AACTCTGAGACATCTCCTGGGATGTTTAACTTTGACACTTTCTGGAAG AATTTTAAATCCAAGCTGGGTTTCATTAACTGGGATGCTATAAGCAAG GACCAGAGGAGCTCTCGCATCCCGTGA
- the DMKN gene encoding dermokine isoform X4, whose protein sequence is MKFQGSLACLLLALCLGSGEAGPLQSGGESTGTNTGEALGQGTREAVGTGVRQVPGLGTADALGNRVGEAAHALGNPGHEIGRQVEDVIQHGADAVHGSWQGAPGHNGAWETSGGHGTFGSQGGLGGQGQGNPGGLGTPWNQGYPGNSAGSFGTNPQGAPWGQGGNGGPPNFGSNTQGAVAQPGYGSVRSGNQNEGCTNPPPSGSGGGSSNSGGGSGSQSGSSGSGSNSDNSGSSSGNSGGNGGGSSGNSGSSNSNNGGSSNNNGGSRGDSGSRGDSGSESSWGSSTGSSSGNHGGSGGGNGHKPGCENPGNEARGTGGSGIQDSRGERVSSNTRNSETSPGMFNFDTFWKNFKSKLGFINWDAISKDQRSSRIP, encoded by the exons ATGAAGTTCCAGGGGTCCCTGGCCTGCCTCCTGCTGGCCCTCTGCCTGGGCAGTGGGGAGGCTGGCCCCCTGCAGAGTGGAGGGGAAAGCACTGGGACAAATACTGGGGAGGCCCTTGGCCAAGGGACCAGAGAAGCAGTCGGCACTGGAGTCAGGCAGGTTCCGGGCCTTGGCACAGCAGATGCTTTGGGCAACAGGGTCGGGGAAGCAGCCCATGCTTTGGGAAACCCTGGGCATGAGATTGGCAGACAGGTGGAGGATGTCATTCAACATGGAGCAGATGCTGTCCACGGCTCCTGGCAGGGGGCACCCGGTCACAACGGTGCTTGG GAAACTTCTGGAGGCCATGGCACCTTTGGCTCCCAAGGTGGTCTtggaggccagggccagggcaaTCCTGGAGGTCTGGGGACTCCATGGAACCAGGGATACCCTGGAAACTCAGCAGGCAGCTTTGGAACCAACCCTCAGGGAGCCCCCTGGGGTCAAGGAGGCAATGGAGGGCCACCAAACTTTGGGTCCAACACTCAG GGAGCTGTGGCCCAGCCTGGCTATGGTTCAGTGAGAAGCGGCAACCAGAATGAAGGG TGCACTAACCCCCCACCATCTGGCTCAGGCGGAGGCTCAAGCAACTCTGGG ggaggcagtggctcacagtcaggcagcagtggcagtggcagcaacAGTGACAACAGCGGCAGCAGCAGTGGCAACAGTGGTGGCAACggtggtggcagcagtggcaACAGcggcagcagcaacagcaacaatggtggcagcagcaacaacaatggTGGCAGTAGAGGTGACAGTGGCAGTAGAGGTGACAGCGGCAGTGAGTCCTCCTGG GGATCCAGTACCGGCTCCTCCTCCGGCAACCACGGTGGGAGCGGCGGAGGAAACGGACATAAACCCGGG TGTGAAAATCCAGGGAATGAAGCCCGCGGGACCGGGGGATCTGGAATTCAG GACTCCAGAGGAGAGAGAGTTTCCAGCAACACGAGG AACTCTGAGACATCTCCTGGGATGTTTAACTTTGACACTTTCTGGAAG AATTTTAAATCCAAGCTGGGTTTCATTAACTGGGATGCTATAAGCAAG GACCAGAGGAGCTCTCGCATCCCGTGA
- the DMKN gene encoding dermokine isoform X3, with protein MKFQGSLACLLLALCLGSGEAGPLQSGGESTGTNTGEALGQGTREAVGTGVRQVPGLGTADALGNRVGEAAHALGNPGHEIGRQVEDVIQHGADAVHGSWQGAPGHNGAWETSGGHGTFGSQGGLGGQGQGNPGGLGTPWNQGYPGNSAGSFGTNPQGAPWGQGGNGGPPNFGSNTQGAVAQPGYGSVRSGNQNEGCTNPPPSGSGGGSSNSGGGSGSQSGSSGSGSNSDNSGSSSGNSGGNGGGSSGNSGSSNSNNGGSSNNNGGSRGDSGSRGDSGSESSWGSSTGSSSGNHGGSGGGNGHKPGCENPGNEARGTGGSGIQDSRGERVSSNTREVSKEGNHLLGGSGDNDPGQGSSWGSRGGDAVGGVNTVNSETSPGMFNFDTFWKNFKSKLGFINWDAISKDQRSSRIP; from the exons ATGAAGTTCCAGGGGTCCCTGGCCTGCCTCCTGCTGGCCCTCTGCCTGGGCAGTGGGGAGGCTGGCCCCCTGCAGAGTGGAGGGGAAAGCACTGGGACAAATACTGGGGAGGCCCTTGGCCAAGGGACCAGAGAAGCAGTCGGCACTGGAGTCAGGCAGGTTCCGGGCCTTGGCACAGCAGATGCTTTGGGCAACAGGGTCGGGGAAGCAGCCCATGCTTTGGGAAACCCTGGGCATGAGATTGGCAGACAGGTGGAGGATGTCATTCAACATGGAGCAGATGCTGTCCACGGCTCCTGGCAGGGGGCACCCGGTCACAACGGTGCTTGG GAAACTTCTGGAGGCCATGGCACCTTTGGCTCCCAAGGTGGTCTtggaggccagggccagggcaaTCCTGGAGGTCTGGGGACTCCATGGAACCAGGGATACCCTGGAAACTCAGCAGGCAGCTTTGGAACCAACCCTCAGGGAGCCCCCTGGGGTCAAGGAGGCAATGGAGGGCCACCAAACTTTGGGTCCAACACTCAG GGAGCTGTGGCCCAGCCTGGCTATGGTTCAGTGAGAAGCGGCAACCAGAATGAAGGG TGCACTAACCCCCCACCATCTGGCTCAGGCGGAGGCTCAAGCAACTCTGGG ggaggcagtggctcacagtcaggcagcagtggcagtggcagcaacAGTGACAACAGCGGCAGCAGCAGTGGCAACAGTGGTGGCAACggtggtggcagcagtggcaACAGcggcagcagcaacagcaacaatggtggcagcagcaacaacaatggTGGCAGTAGAGGTGACAGTGGCAGTAGAGGTGACAGCGGCAGTGAGTCCTCCTGG GGATCCAGTACCGGCTCCTCCTCCGGCAACCACGGTGGGAGCGGCGGAGGAAACGGACATAAACCCGGG TGTGAAAATCCAGGGAATGAAGCCCGCGGGACCGGGGGATCTGGAATTCAG GACTCCAGAGGAGAGAGAGTTTCCAGCAACACGAGG GAAGTAAGCAAAGAGGGCAATCACCTCCTTGGAGGCTCTGGAGACAATGATCCG GGGCAGGGGTCCAGCTGGGGCAGCAGAGGAGGTGACGCTGTTGGTGGAGTCAATACTGTG AACTCTGAGACATCTCCTGGGATGTTTAACTTTGACACTTTCTGGAAG AATTTTAAATCCAAGCTGGGTTTCATTAACTGGGATGCTATAAGCAAG GACCAGAGGAGCTCTCGCATCCCGTGA
- the DMKN gene encoding dermokine isoform X8: protein MLRITFCSDQQAKDREGVEGSSTGSSSGNHGGSGGGNGHKPGNSETSPGMFNFDTFWKNFKSKLGFINWDAISKDQRSSRIP from the exons ATGCTCAGAATAACTTTCTGCAGCGACCAACAGGCTAAAGACAGGGAAGGTGTGGAG GGATCCAGTACCGGCTCCTCCTCCGGCAACCACGGTGGGAGCGGCGGAGGAAACGGACATAAACCCGGG AACTCTGAGACATCTCCTGGGATGTTTAACTTTGACACTTTCTGGAAG AATTTTAAATCCAAGCTGGGTTTCATTAACTGGGATGCTATAAGCAAG GACCAGAGGAGCTCTCGCATCCCGTGA
- the SBSN gene encoding suprabasin, with amino-acid sequence MHLAHLVSSCSLLLLLGALPGWAASDDPIEKVIEGINRGLSNAEREVGKALDGINSGITHAGREVEKVFNGLSNMGSHTGKELDKGVQGLNHGMDKVAHEINHGIGQAGKEAEKFGHGVNNAAGQVGKEADKLIHHGVHHGANQAGSEAGRFGQGAHHAAGQAGNEAGRFGQGIHHAAGQAGNEAGRFGQGAHHGLSEGWKETEKFGQGIHHTAGQVGKEAEKFGQGIHHAAGQVGKEAEKFGQGAHHAAGQVGKEAEKVGQGAHHAAGQVGKEAEKFGQGAHHAAGQVGKEAEKFGQGAHHAAGQAGNEAGRFGQGIHHAAGQAGNEAGRFGQGVHHGLSEGWKETEKFGQGIHHTAGQVGKEAEKLGQGVHHAASQFGKETEKLGHGIHHGVNEAWKEAEKFGQGVHHAASQVGKEGDGAVQGLHHGISQAGREAGQFGHDIHYAAGQAGKEGDIAVHGVQPGVHEAGREAGQFGQGVHHTLEQAGKEADKAVQGFHTGVHQAGKEAEKLGQGVNHAADQARKEADKAVQGFHTGVHEAGKEAEQFGQGVHHTLEQAGKEADKAVQGFHTGVHQAGKEAEKLGQGVNHAADQAGKEVEKLGQGAHHAAGQAGKEPQNAHNGVNQASKEANQLLNGNHQSGSSGHQGGATTTPLASGASVNTPFINLPALWRSVANIMP; translated from the exons ATGCATCTTGCACATCTGGTCAGCTCCTGCTCCCTCCTTCTGCTACTGGGGGCCCTGCCTGGATGGGCGGCCAGCGATGACCCCATTGAGAAGGTCATTGAAGGGATCAACCGAGGGCTGAGCAatgcagagagagaggtgggcAAGGCCCTGGATGGCATCAACAGTGGAATCACGCACGCTGGAAGGGAAGTGGAGAAGGTTTTCAACGGACTTAGCAACATGGGGAGCCACACCGGCAAGGAGTTGGACAAAGGCGTCCAGGGGCTCAACCACGGAATGGACAAGGTAGCCCATGAGATCAACCATGGTATTGGACAAGcaggaaaggaagcagagaagtTTGGCCATGGGGTCAACAACGCTGCTGGACAGGTTGGGAAGGAGGCAGACAAACTGATCCACCATGGGGTCCATCACGGGGCCAACCAGGCGGGAAGTGAGGCAGGGAGGTTTGGCCAGGGGGCCCACCATGCTGCGGGGCAGGCTGGAAATGAGGCTGGGAGGTTTGGCCAGGGTATCCACCATGCTGCAGGGCAGGCAGGAAACGAGGCAGGGAGGTTTGGCCAGGGGGCCCACCATGGTCTCAGTGAGGGCTGGAAGGAAACAGAGAAGTTTGGCCAGGGGATCCACCATACTGCTGGTCAGGttgggaaggaggcagagaagtTTGGCCAGGGGATCCACCATGCTGCTGGTCAGGttgggaaggaggcagagaagtTTGGCCAGGGGGCCCACCATGCTGCTGGTCAGGTTgggaaagaggcagagaaggtTGGCCAGGGGGCCCACCATGCTGCTGGTCAGGttgggaaggaggcagagaagtTTGGCCAGGGGGCCCACCATGCTGCTGGTCAGGttgggaaggaggcagagaagtTTGGCCAGGGGGCCCACCATGCTGCTGGTCAG GCCGGAAATGAGGCAGGGAGGTTTGGCCAGGGTATCCACCATGCTGCAGGGCAGGCGGGAAATGAGGCAGGGAGGTTTGGCCAGGGGGTCCATCATGGACTCAGTGAGGgctggaaggagacagagaagttTGGCCAGGGAATCCACCATACTGCTGGTCAGGttgggaaggaggcagagaagtTAGGCCAGGGGGTCCACCATGCTGCCAGTCAGTTTGGGAAGGAAACAGAGAAGCTCGGCCATGGGATCCACCATGGGGTTAATGAGGCCTGGAAGGAAGCAGAGAAGTTTGGCCAGGGAGTCCACCATGCTGCCTCgcaggtggggaaggagggagacgGAGCGGTCCAAGGCCTCCATCATGGCATTAGTCAGGCTGGAAGGGAGGCGGGGCAGTTTGGCCACGACATTCACTATGCAGCAGGGCAGGCTGGGAAAGAGGGAGACATAGCAGTCCACGGTGTCCAACCTGGGGTCCATGAGGCCGGGAGGGAGGCTGGGCAATTTGGCCAGGGAGTTCACCACACCCTTGAACAGGCCGGAAAGGAAGCAGACAAAGCGGTCCAAGGGTTCCACACTGGGGTCCACCAGGCtgggaaggaagcagagaaactTGGCCAAGGGGTCAACCATGCTGCTGACCAGGCCAGAAAGGAAGCAGACAAAGCGGTCCAAGGGTTCCACACCGGGGTTCACGAGGCTGGGAAGGAGGCAGAGCAGTTTGGCCAGGGAGTTCACCATACCCTTGAACAGGCCGGAAAAGAAGCAGACAAAGCGGTCCAAGGGTTCCACACTGGGGTCCACCAGGCtgggaaggaagcagagaaactTGGTCAAGGGGTCAACCATGCTGCTGACCAGGCTGGAAAGGAAGTGGAGAAGCTTGGCCAAGGTGCCCACCATGCTGCTGGCCAGGCCGGGAAGGAGCCGCAGAATGCTCATAATGGGGTCAACCAAGCCAGCAAGGAGGCCAACCAGCTGCTGAAT GGCAACCATCAAAGCGGATCTTCCGGCCATCAAGGAGGGGCCACAACCACGCCGTTAGCCTCTGGG GCCTCGGTCAACACGCCTTTCATCAACCTTCCCGCTCTGTGGAGG aGCGTCGCCAACATCATGCCCTAA